In Hydra vulgaris chromosome 06, alternate assembly HydraT2T_AEP, a genomic segment contains:
- the LOC136081277 gene encoding zinc finger MYM-type protein 1-like: MKRTYPSGASKLKISKVKKAALHKGRQTLFDVGITTTPKTSDALYTSSTKQKYDGSIQSSVSGNSAGSIEKLATFEDCQISGSDNTSTRTTSSDGPALLQPFDIGELEKFVMAGHIPFPLDMPKDNGNHIFPMSVLKSRMPNGESFSRNWLVFSPAKTALFCFPYRLFLPRNQLPHMTSSLAMIGGWGYEKKWKNLISRIPEHEHSKINKQCYIQWRELEARMKTDQSIEHLMNRQILNEADTWRKILERILERILDVILFLCERGLAIRGKSDLIGDSHNGNFLGLLELISHYEPILKEHVIKVKQSQDKGQRLQAHYLSNRSQNEFIGLCAAEVRKQIIECKSAKYFSIMVDATPDVSHTEQSSFVIRYVHEKEPGKFLIEERFLFFADCAKKTGSYIAELILETLETLKICFEDCRGQGYDNGVNMSGKYKGVQAILQKKNPLSVFSPCDCHSLNLCGQNAASSCTDAETFFGTVQTVYTIFSASPQRWEILQKRLHGVSLHGQSGTRWTERLDSIRPFYNHLSQIIEFLKEVKSLNLTPKAKTEIRGALKYMSSFKCVLMSGIWLKVLTLIDRCNQVIQARKATIDIEVENIEALISQLKSVREEWHTILEEAKLVADVAKISSEFPIHRKVKRKSFFGEQIKGDEQITELTEAESGEEATFRRTVFYHIFDSVIGGLTARYFYLDQYIKITWK, encoded by the coding sequence atgaaacgcACGTATCCATCTGGTGcatcaaagttaaaaatcagtaaagtaaaaaaagcgGCTCTACATAAAGGAAGGCAAACATTATTTGATGTTGGAATTACAACTACTCCTAAAACATCAGATGCCCTTTACACTAGCTCAACGAAGCAAAAATATGACGGTAGTATCCAATCTTCTGTTTCTGGTAATAGTGCTGGCAGTATAGAGAAATTAGCCACTTTTGAAGACTGTCAAATTAGTGGTAGTGATAATACTTCTACAAGGACCACTAGCAGTGATGGACCAGCATTGTTGCAGCCATTTGACATTGGTGAATTGGAAAAGTTTGTCATGGCTGGTCACATTCCTTTCCCACTGGATATGCCTAAAGATAATGGAAATCACATATTTCCAATGTCAGTTTTGAAAAGCAGAATGCCGAATGGGGAATCCTTCTCGCGGAATTGGCTTGTATTTAGCCCAGCAAAGACAGCATTGTTTTGTTTTCCATACCGATTATTTTTACCTAGAAATCAACTTCCACACATGACTTCATCCCTTGCAATGATTGGAGGATGGGGATATGAAAAGAAGTGGAAGAATCTCATCAGTCGAATTCCTGAACATGAGCATTCGAAAATCAATAAACAATGCTACATTCAGTGGCGTGAATTGGAAGCTCGAATGAAAACTGATCAGTCAATTGAACATTTGATGAATCGCCAAATTCTCAATGAAGCTGACACCTGGAGAAAAATCTTGGAACGAATCTTGGAACGAATCTTGGATGTgattctgtttctttgtgaaCGTGGATTGGCTATTCGTGGAAAATCTGACCTAATTGGAGATTCTCATAATGGAAATTTCTTAGGATTGCTGGAACTGATTTCGCATTATGAACCAATTCTTAAGGAACATGtgataaaagttaaacaatCACAGGACAAGGGTCAACGTCTTCAGGCGCATTACTTGTCAAATCGTTCTCAAAATGAATTCATTGGCCTTTGTGCAGCTGAGGTTCGCAAGCAAATTATAGAGTGCAAGTCTGCaaagtatttttcaattatgGTTGATGCCACTCCTGATGTGAGCCATACTGAACAAAGTTCGTTTGTCATTCGATATGTACATGAAAAAGAACctggaaaatttttaattgaagagCGGTTTTTGTTCTTTGCAGATTGTGCCAAGAAGACTGGATCTTATATTGCGGAATTAATTCTGGAAACTttggaaacattaaaaatttgttttgaagaCTGCCGTGGCCAAGGCTATGACAATGGAGTCAACATGTCAGGAAAATATAAGGGTGTTCAAGCAATCCTACAAAAGAAGAATCCATTGTCTGTATTCTCACCCTGTGATTGTCATTCATTGAATTTGTGTGGACAGAATGCTGCCTCAAGCTGTACAGATGCTGAGACTTTCTTTGGAACTGTTCAAACCGTATATACGATCTTTTCTGCTAGTCCGCAACGCTGGGAAATATTGCAAAAGAGACTTCACGGTGTGTCTTTGCATGGACAATCAGGAACACGATGGACTGAGAGACTTGACAGCATTCGCCCTTTCTATAATCACTTGAGCCAAATCattgaatttttgaaagaaGTTAAGAGCTTGAATCTCACGCCTAAAGCAAAAACTGAGATTAGAGGTGCCCTAAAATATATGAGCTCCTTCAAATGTGTTCTCATGTCTGGAATTTGGCTGAAAGTTCTCACATTGATTGACCGCTGCAACCAGGTCATTCAGGCAAGAAAAGCAACTATTGATATTGAGGTGGAAAATATTGAAGCATTGATTAGTCAACTCAAATCTGTTCGGGAGGAATGGCATACAATTTTAGAAGAAGCCAAGTTAGTTGCAGATGTTGCAAAAATCAGTTCTGAATTTCCAATCCACAGAAAAGTGAAAcgcaaaagtttttttggggAGCAAATTAAAGGTGATGAACAAATTACGGAATTAACAGAAGCAGAATCAGGAGAGGAGGCAACATTTCGGAGAACGgttttttatcacatttttgaTTCTGTAATTGGTGGACTTACTGcacgttatttttatttagatcaatatataaagattacatGGAAATAG
- the LOC105850475 gene encoding uncharacterized protein LOC105850475 isoform X2, whose translation MLFKILKSTWNDLDVENQVLRRLAIPDETWLGHQKHESITFCRNIITHGSLKKDGATRKDYIDLTELTLMVLSEEKYKFRTPGAIHHARFMAKGIYYLKLQLMMDAIPSLTNRLKNEITEVATFVAVFYTTWFLKAELSAVAPRQDMRALWQMNRFKEYNLIGAESVIESIKRHTWFLDPYLVVLALADENCEERGEIAQKLYSFEFRSLDKYSLARIKANMEVLNSLDFSGPKPPSLVELVTENSWLLFLMIGQSKSDCQWMKTPPEYWTCNDFYLKFKDAIFNLAVVNDCSERTVKLIKDNIDIARKEEKRQDSLLFMHNYKRKYVGKRKTSKKNKKTI comes from the exons AtgctgtttaaaatattaaaatcaacatGGAATGATCTTGATGTAGAGAACCAG gtgtTGAGAAGATTGGCTATTCCAGATGAAACATGGCTTGGTCATCAAAAGCATGAAAGCATAACGTTCTGCAGAAATATTATCACCCATGGGTCTCTGAAAAAG GATGGGGCTACAAGGAAGGACTACATTGACCTGACAGAGCTTACACTTATGGTGCTTTCTGAGGAAAAGTACAAGTTTCGTACACCCGGAGCAATTCATCATGCCCGTTTTATGGCAAAAG gtATCTACTACCTAAAGCTCCAGCTTATGATGGATGCAATACCCAGTCTGACAAATCGACTGAAAAATGAAATTACTGAAGTGGCAACTTTTGTGGCTGTTTTCTATACTACCTGGTTTCTCAAAGCTGAACTATCTGCTGTAGCTCCTCGTCAG GATATGAGAGCTCTTTGGCAAATGAATAGGTTTAAGGAGTACAATTTGATTGGGGCAGAATCAGTCATTGAATCAATCAAACGGCACACATGGTTTCTGGACCCTTACCTTGTTGTTCTTGCCTTAGCTGATGAAAACTGTGAAGAAAGAGGTGAAATTGCTCAAAAATTATACAGCTTTGAATTTCGTAGCTTAGATAAATATTCGTTAGCCCGAATAAAAGCTAACATGGAGGTCCTCAATTCTTTAGACTTCAGTGGACCGAAGCCACCAAGCTTAGTTGAATTGGTCACAGAAAATTCGTGGCTTTTGTTCCTTATGATAGGGCAGAGTAAAAGTGACTGTCAATGGATGAAAACCCCGCCAGAGTATTGGACTTGTAACGATttctacttaaaatttaaagatgctatttttaatcttgcagTTGTTAATGATTGCTCTGAAAGAACTGTTAAACTCATAAAGGACAACATTGATATTGCCAGAAAGGAAGAAAAAAGACAAGATTCACTTTTATTCATGCACAATTACAAAAGGAAGTATGtaggaaaaagaaaaacctccaagaaaaacaaaaaaacaatataa
- the LOC100201501 gene encoding inhibitor of growth protein 4, translating to MSNSFYLEHYLESIEGLPYDLQRNFSLQKDLDQRAHDLLDDIDKLCEEYISKVKDLPAAERKDFFSKIEKAFQKSREYGDDKVQLAVQTYEMVDKHIRRLDSDLSRFEEELKSQRQQQQEQQQQQSGEETDNRKRKLEKNESLKKKKIKKDEQIEIPKSNLVTSATPLITMATDMNVLDMPVDPNEPTYCLCHQVSYGEMIGCDNNDCLIEWFHFGCVGLTTKPKGKWFCPKCSSDRKKK from the exons ATGTCAAACTCGTTTTATCTAGAGCACTACCTTGAAA GTATTGAAGGATTGCCTTACGATTTACAGAGAAATTTTTCCCTTCAAAAAGATTTAGATCAAAGAGCACATG ATTTGCTCGATGACATTGATAAATTATGTGAAGAATATATATCCAAAGTAAAAGATCTGCCTGCTGCAGAgaggaaagattttttttctaaaattgaaaaagcttTTCAGAAGAGTAGAGAATATGGAGATGATAAAGTTCAGCTTGCTGTTCAAACATATGAGATG GTTGATAAACATATCAGACGTCTTGACTCTGATTTATCAAGATTTGAGGAAGAGCTAAAATCGCAAAGGCAACAACAACAagaacaacaacagcaacaaagtGGAGAGGAAACTG ATAATCGGAAgcgaaaacttgaaaaaaatgaatctttgaagaagaaaaagattaaaaaaga tgaacaAATAGAAATACCAAAGTCCAATCTTGTAACTTCCGCTACACCACTTATTACTATGGCAACTGATATGAATGTGCTTGATATGCCTGTAGATCCTAATGAACCTACATATTGCTTATGTCATCAA GTATCATATGGAGAAATGATTGGTTGTGATAACAATGAT tGTTTAATTGAGTGGTTTCATTTTGGTTGTGTTGGGTTAACAACAAAGCCTAAAGGAAAATg GTTCTGTCCGAAATGCTCTTCGGAtcgaaaaaagaaataa